The proteins below come from a single Leptospiraceae bacterium genomic window:
- a CDS encoding ATP-binding protein translates to MKTHKLQIQNELQELATLRSEIQMFIEEKIDSKRKNRIILSIDEVISNIIEHGFPNGEKSSISIEISLDEKEITFVIEDSGIEFNPLEQKEVDVEEHLELGEDGGMGIYIARKIMQIEYKKRIGGGNRLTLKKNLLTEEI, encoded by the coding sequence ATGAAAACACATAAACTACAAATTCAGAACGAATTACAAGAGTTAGCCACTCTTCGATCCGAAATTCAAATGTTTATTGAGGAAAAAATTGACTCTAAACGCAAAAACAGAATTATCCTTTCTATCGATGAAGTGATTTCTAATATTATCGAGCACGGTTTTCCTAATGGGGAAAAGTCTTCTATCTCGATTGAAATATCCCTCGATGAAAAAGAAATTACCTTTGTCATAGAAGATTCTGGAATCGAATTCAATCCTTTAGAACAAAAAGAAGTCGACGTCGAAGAACATTTAGAATTAGGTGAGGACGGCGGAATGGGAATTTATATCGCTCGCAAAATAATGCAAATCGAATATAAAAAAAGAATAGGCGGTGGAAATCGCCTAACGCTTAAAAAGAATTTACTTACCGAGGAAATTTAA
- a CDS encoding SpoIIE family protein phosphatase produces MAKFNLQMLRPGIRTKLSVFTILFAGMIIYVMSQLFIRQEKIVLTESFQKEIKPAANYIGSIVYDLERISQSLILIEDFRIRIKENKKVLAANRNVGSYKQDRTFLGFSLNKTFSKIGVNISQKTINYDNETFFSKYLSEKDIKELESNLKIQFRDMDGKVVSDKIFTDLQTLANRVILEEKSLEDTLDRKLNESYIEKNKNKIKLARNNLRQKILSILQEEQKQKIRELDLETSRIRIQSFTILPIGDSYAEFPGFDTSIFEPKANINSKELQDHLEPKLNSIISSLNKSENLNLESDQFILTNRNYETQFDFFYMNNDSVNRAKFLLAVNLDDPWKEYFEKEKQLQLEFKNLSIKIKERIETLKKEKLKVNASLSKDKEFSAHYKEYRKLLEKRSQLIEESSKKIAGFNELEKTRNDFSEEDSLQLKIKDAIVSIREVALYDYVVLKYKVNRNHYDEYLVNEKVRAMDLNSAKAIRNWVMDANEEGVPQNLKRIIENGMISHSRTEAEEYIWELDSTPIYDLSDKSLAKDLIQKNKIGLIRVLIDKQDGFDRIEREKNEILWIAYFIGTIAFIAALYLSGIMVRKIKRIISSADELGKGNLETKFQHGGGDEFGVLTTVLNKMTTDLKQRQEMLLEYAAAEDIQKGLLPTEMPFQDSLQFGNFYKSMSGVGGDYYDFIELDSERMVFCIGDVSNHGIGPALVMVALRSQLRGLVRHQATNLNEILLTLNEQVYGDTPSHIFVTFFVGLFYKKTGRITFYNCGHSKPLIYRARSKSLESPTSGGMPLGAIDNFIFETTIEESTVTLEKGDLFFQYTDGLNEAMNKDSELFGNERLEKILSDKGSDSPNEITEFIAKEVEKFSGKKIFCEGPSELNDDIAMIAFRFKG; encoded by the coding sequence ATGGCAAAATTTAACTTACAAATGCTTCGACCTGGAATCAGAACCAAACTTTCCGTTTTTACTATTTTATTTGCGGGAATGATTATTTATGTGATGTCGCAGTTATTTATACGTCAGGAAAAGATTGTCCTCACCGAAAGTTTTCAAAAAGAAATCAAACCTGCAGCCAATTACATCGGTTCGATTGTATATGACTTGGAGAGAATTTCGCAGAGTTTAATACTTATTGAGGATTTTCGAATTCGAATTAAGGAAAATAAAAAAGTTTTAGCGGCAAATAGAAATGTAGGTTCCTATAAACAAGATAGAACTTTCTTAGGGTTTAGTTTAAATAAAACTTTCAGTAAAATAGGTGTCAATATTTCTCAAAAGACAATCAACTATGACAATGAAACTTTTTTCTCCAAGTATCTCAGCGAAAAAGACATCAAAGAACTTGAATCCAATCTAAAAATCCAATTTAGGGATATGGATGGTAAGGTAGTTTCGGATAAAATATTCACTGACTTACAGACATTAGCCAATAGAGTAATCCTAGAAGAAAAATCTCTCGAAGATACACTCGATAGAAAACTGAATGAGTCTTACATCGAAAAAAATAAAAATAAAATCAAACTAGCAAGAAACAATCTACGTCAAAAAATTCTTTCGATTTTACAAGAGGAGCAGAAACAGAAAATTCGCGAACTAGATTTAGAAACTTCTAGAATCCGAATTCAATCCTTTACTATACTACCGATAGGCGATAGTTATGCCGAATTTCCGGGATTCGATACAAGTATCTTTGAACCCAAAGCAAACATCAATTCAAAAGAGCTACAAGACCATCTAGAACCAAAACTTAATTCTATCATTTCTAGTCTCAACAAAAGTGAAAATCTGAATCTTGAAAGCGACCAATTTATTTTAACCAATCGTAACTATGAAACACAGTTTGATTTCTTCTATATGAACAATGACTCTGTCAATCGAGCAAAATTCCTATTGGCGGTTAATCTAGATGACCCATGGAAAGAATACTTTGAAAAAGAAAAACAGCTCCAACTAGAATTCAAAAACCTATCTATCAAAATCAAAGAAAGAATAGAAACATTAAAGAAAGAAAAATTGAAAGTAAATGCATCCCTTTCAAAAGACAAGGAATTCTCCGCCCACTACAAAGAATATAGGAAACTTCTAGAAAAAAGAAGTCAGTTAATCGAAGAATCTTCTAAAAAAATAGCAGGATTTAATGAACTCGAAAAAACTAGAAATGATTTTTCTGAAGAGGACAGTTTACAACTAAAAATAAAGGATGCGATAGTATCTATACGCGAAGTAGCTTTATACGATTATGTAGTGCTTAAATACAAAGTAAACCGAAACCACTATGACGAATATCTAGTAAATGAAAAAGTTCGTGCAATGGATTTGAATTCAGCAAAAGCAATTCGCAACTGGGTGATGGATGCAAACGAAGAAGGAGTCCCACAAAACTTAAAGCGAATTATTGAAAACGGAATGATCTCTCATAGCAGAACAGAAGCAGAAGAGTATATATGGGAGTTAGACTCTACTCCTATTTATGATTTAAGCGATAAGTCGCTCGCAAAAGATTTGATTCAAAAAAATAAAATTGGTCTAATTCGAGTGCTTATAGACAAACAGGATGGATTTGATCGAATAGAACGAGAAAAAAATGAAATTCTTTGGATCGCTTATTTTATAGGAACTATCGCATTTATAGCCGCTCTTTATCTTTCAGGTATCATGGTGCGTAAGATCAAACGAATTATTTCTTCCGCCGATGAACTAGGAAAGGGAAATTTGGAAACTAAGTTTCAGCATGGCGGTGGAGATGAGTTTGGTGTTCTCACAACTGTCTTAAATAAAATGACCACTGATTTAAAGCAGCGCCAAGAAATGCTTTTAGAGTATGCCGCCGCTGAGGATATTCAGAAAGGACTTCTTCCAACAGAAATGCCTTTTCAAGATAGTTTGCAGTTTGGAAATTTCTATAAATCTATGTCGGGAGTCGGTGGGGATTATTACGATTTCATTGAACTCGACTCAGAGCGAATGGTTTTTTGTATTGGAGATGTTTCCAATCATGGAATCGGTCCCGCTCTTGTAATGGTCGCTCTTCGTTCACAGCTTCGTGGACTTGTTCGCCATCAAGCTACGAATCTGAATGAAATTTTACTTACTTTAAATGAACAGGTATACGGCGATACTCCGTCACATATTTTTGTGACTTTTTTCGTAGGACTTTTTTATAAAAAAACAGGGCGCATAACGTTCTATAACTGTGGACATTCCAAACCTTTGATCTATCGAGCTAGGAGTAAATCACTCGAATCTCCCACGAGTGGAGGAATGCCATTAGGCGCTATTGATAATTTTATATTTGAGACTACAATCGAAGAGTCTACTGTCACATTAGAAAAAGGTGATTTATTTTTTCAATACACAGATGGTTTAAATGAAGCAATGAATAAAGACTCTGAACTCTTCGGAAATGAGAGACTGGAAAAAATTCTTTCTGATAAAGGATCAGATTCTCCAAACGAAATCACCGAATTCATTGCAAAAGAAGTAGAGAAATTTTCCGGAAAAAAAATATTCTGCGAAGGACCTTCTGAGTTAAACGATGATATTGCTATGATTGCATTTAGATTTAAAGGATAA
- a CDS encoding response regulator, whose product MKIRFRLLLLIISVIVISKILSFFLLTYLTKDALENAAKEKLSAVLEARHNSLTRHLDVLARQMKILSSSSATVQLLEGLSEGFAEFGKDAQTILQQNYLAEKRDPKQLEHLPLLETRYGKMYKKTSAFFLRRYRVYGWTDILLIDKKGNVVFSVLREGDFATNLVSGIWKDTGLAKAVVPLLSNPVPETLSFSDFSNYGPSGNEPAVFVAIPIFDPDKESFSGVVAIQMPVSQINDLMKDKTGLGETGESFVVGKGGWMLSDSRFEKESTILKKQLKTEPVRRVLSGEMALLDAIDYRQKEIYVTFKPIYPFEGTAGEKTVWGIIAKVDKSEVLQSYYKLRIYLLILIVALVALSIGGAIIGANTITRPLFQIKDALIKLSNGEHAFVPGLNRNDEIGEMAKAAEKFRLMSKQVEYDHWLSENVAALANIISNAATVEIAADGILSFLCRKMNVPVGAIYLLENEKFRRIGTHGLALRNQTNDYFEIGSGILGQCAKDGREVVISPVPTGTLIIETGLAEFSPNELILYPISLQQEVFAVLELATSKPLESKMYDFLKSVSNALGIHLANLQSAEYNTALLKETRLQSEALKEKQISLTRTNEEMVTLTEELRSQSEEMRSQNEELKINQEELRAQQEETQRKNQLLESQSNQLEEAFRDSERKASDLTMANRYKSEFLANMSHELRTPLNSILILSKNLAENQGKNLTEEDIESAKVISESGNQLLTLINDILDLSKIESGKLELDFQHFSMKEVVSYLVRVFTPQAEKKGISFTANIASDMPETILSDRQRLTQVLTNLLSNAIKFTESGTVQLQVSKEKASLLFEVMDTGIGIPPNKLDHIFGVFQQLDGSTSRKYGGSGLGLAITKHLVEILGGEIILASQLGKGSRFLIRIPDKANPSIEDTESNIPTESHITIEREEEQSTLGEILIIEDDARLLSILGRMVKTLGYSPILVESAEHALVAISQNNLSGILLDLGLPKMSGMEFLKELKSKEATSQIPVFIMSGTEDKGEAKTLGALGFLKKPITREKLSESLKAMVRNENQTNVKELLLIEDNPIDIQAIERLFKNDSVHIVCARTGKEAMKLLESRRFDSVILDFKLPDMTGLDWLKLACNKLNPPPTIVYSARDLTEEEVFQMKEVAETIVTKGAGEERLYQEVLRTLKDTRISENRYTKNSSSGKKLLIVDDDARNLFALTRVLRSRGYSVEVASSGKNALELVAKFDFDAVLTDIMMPEMDGYELIRQLRNRGMTKTPILAVTAKAMQGDEELCIKAGATGYLTKPVDIQSLMDWLKDI is encoded by the coding sequence ATGAAAATCAGATTCAGGTTGCTCTTATTAATTATTTCTGTCATTGTAATTTCAAAAATTTTATCCTTCTTCTTATTAACTTATTTAACTAAAGACGCACTGGAAAATGCAGCAAAAGAGAAACTATCTGCAGTTCTAGAGGCCAGACACAATTCCCTGACTCGACATTTAGATGTATTGGCAAGACAAATGAAAATTTTATCTTCTTCTTCCGCTACCGTTCAATTACTCGAAGGATTAAGCGAGGGGTTTGCAGAATTCGGGAAGGATGCTCAAACTATATTACAACAAAATTACCTCGCAGAAAAACGAGATCCAAAACAATTAGAGCATTTACCTTTATTGGAAACTCGCTATGGAAAAATGTATAAAAAAACCTCTGCTTTTTTTCTAAGGCGGTATCGTGTTTATGGATGGACTGATATTTTATTGATAGATAAAAAAGGCAATGTAGTCTTTAGTGTTTTGCGAGAAGGCGATTTTGCTACCAATTTAGTATCCGGAATTTGGAAAGATACCGGTTTAGCAAAAGCAGTGGTTCCTTTACTTTCTAATCCAGTTCCTGAAACATTGAGTTTTTCTGATTTTTCAAATTATGGACCTTCTGGAAATGAACCAGCCGTATTCGTTGCCATACCCATCTTTGATCCTGATAAGGAAAGTTTTTCAGGGGTAGTCGCCATTCAAATGCCTGTAAGTCAAATCAACGATCTCATGAAGGATAAAACAGGATTAGGTGAAACAGGAGAATCCTTTGTAGTTGGTAAAGGTGGATGGATGTTAAGTGATTCTCGTTTTGAGAAAGAAAGTACGATTTTAAAAAAACAACTTAAAACAGAACCCGTTAGGCGTGTCCTCTCCGGTGAAATGGCACTTCTAGATGCTATCGACTATAGACAAAAAGAAATTTATGTAACTTTCAAACCGATTTATCCATTCGAAGGAACTGCTGGGGAAAAAACTGTCTGGGGAATTATTGCAAAGGTAGATAAATCAGAAGTTTTGCAGAGTTATTATAAATTGCGAATTTATTTACTAATCCTGATTGTAGCGTTAGTCGCTCTTTCGATTGGAGGAGCAATTATCGGGGCAAACACTATCACTCGACCTTTATTTCAAATAAAAGATGCGCTCATAAAATTATCCAACGGAGAACATGCGTTTGTTCCTGGACTGAATCGCAACGATGAAATTGGAGAAATGGCGAAGGCGGCAGAAAAATTTAGATTAATGAGTAAACAAGTTGAGTATGACCATTGGCTCTCAGAAAATGTTGCCGCTCTCGCGAATATCATTTCTAATGCAGCAACGGTAGAAATTGCCGCGGATGGTATTTTGTCTTTTTTATGCCGAAAAATGAATGTCCCTGTAGGAGCAATTTATCTATTAGAAAACGAAAAGTTCCGCCGAATTGGAACTCATGGACTTGCACTCAGGAATCAAACAAATGATTATTTTGAAATTGGTTCTGGGATTTTAGGACAATGTGCAAAGGATGGTCGGGAAGTTGTAATTTCTCCGGTTCCTACTGGTACGCTAATCATTGAAACTGGTCTGGCTGAATTCTCTCCTAATGAATTGATTCTATATCCGATTTCTCTCCAACAGGAAGTATTTGCAGTTTTAGAATTGGCAACATCTAAACCGTTAGAATCTAAAATGTATGATTTCTTGAAATCTGTATCGAATGCACTCGGGATTCATCTCGCGAATTTGCAATCGGCTGAATACAATACTGCTCTATTGAAGGAGACTCGTTTACAATCAGAAGCCTTAAAGGAAAAACAAATTTCATTAACAAGGACCAATGAAGAGATGGTGACTTTAACAGAAGAACTTCGCAGTCAATCCGAGGAAATGAGATCACAAAATGAAGAACTGAAAATAAACCAAGAAGAGTTAAGAGCGCAACAAGAAGAAACACAACGAAAAAATCAGTTGTTAGAATCGCAGAGCAATCAGTTAGAAGAAGCATTTCGAGACTCTGAAAGAAAAGCCTCTGACCTAACAATGGCAAATCGATACAAATCAGAATTTTTGGCAAATATGTCCCACGAATTGCGCACTCCTCTCAATAGCATTTTAATTCTTTCCAAAAATCTTGCGGAGAACCAAGGAAAAAACCTAACAGAAGAGGACATTGAATCCGCCAAAGTAATCAGTGAAAGTGGAAACCAACTTCTTACACTCATCAATGATATTTTAGATCTTTCAAAAATTGAATCTGGAAAGTTAGAATTGGACTTCCAACATTTTTCAATGAAGGAAGTGGTCTCCTATTTAGTAAGGGTATTTACCCCACAAGCCGAAAAAAAAGGGATTTCATTTACGGCTAATATCGCATCAGATATGCCAGAGACAATTCTATCAGATCGGCAGAGGCTCACACAAGTTTTGACTAACTTGCTTTCCAATGCGATTAAATTCACGGAATCAGGAACTGTGCAATTACAAGTGAGTAAAGAAAAGGCATCTCTGTTATTTGAAGTAATGGATACCGGAATCGGAATTCCTCCTAACAAATTGGATCATATTTTCGGAGTCTTTCAGCAACTAGATGGATCCACTAGCAGAAAATATGGTGGATCAGGATTGGGTTTGGCAATCACTAAACATCTAGTAGAGATACTCGGTGGTGAAATAATTTTGGCTAGTCAATTGGGAAAAGGAAGTAGGTTTTTGATTCGCATTCCTGATAAAGCCAATCCTTCCATAGAGGATACAGAAAGTAATATTCCAACTGAATCCCATATAACGATTGAAAGAGAGGAAGAACAATCTACTCTCGGAGAGATTTTGATCATAGAGGATGATGCTCGTTTACTTTCCATTTTGGGACGGATGGTTAAAACTTTAGGGTATTCCCCAATTTTGGTGGAGTCAGCGGAACATGCGTTAGTTGCTATATCGCAAAATAACTTGAGCGGAATTTTATTGGATTTAGGTCTACCCAAAATGAGCGGGATGGAATTTTTGAAAGAGTTGAAATCAAAGGAAGCCACTTCTCAAATTCCAGTATTCATCATGTCAGGAACTGAAGACAAAGGCGAAGCAAAAACTTTGGGTGCATTGGGATTTTTGAAAAAACCAATCACACGAGAAAAATTATCTGAGTCCTTGAAAGCAATGGTAAGAAATGAAAACCAAACGAACGTCAAAGAATTACTTCTGATAGAAGACAATCCTATTGATATCCAAGCAATCGAACGTCTATTTAAAAATGATTCGGTTCATATTGTTTGTGCGAGAACAGGAAAGGAAGCTATGAAGTTACTAGAATCAAGACGATTTGATTCTGTGATTTTAGATTTCAAATTACCGGACATGACTGGATTGGATTGGTTAAAATTAGCCTGCAATAAACTCAACCCTCCGCCGACTATCGTATACTCGGCTAGAGATTTAACCGAAGAGGAAGTATTTCAGATGAAGGAAGTTGCCGAAACTATCGTAACAAAAGGAGCAGGCGAAGAGCGTTTGTACCAAGAAGTGCTTCGGACACTGAAGGATACAAGAATTTCTGAAAATAGGTACACCAAAAATTCAAGTAGCGGAAAAAAATTACTGATAGTAGATGATGATGCACGAAATTTATTCGCATTGACGAGAGTACTACGATCCAGAGGATATTCAGTAGAAGTCGCTTCCAGTGGAAAAAATGCGTTAGAGTTAGTAGCCAAATTTGATTTTGATGCAGTACTAACAGATATTATGATGCCTGAGATGGACGGATACGAATTGATTCGACAACTTCGAAACCGTGGGATGACTAAAACTCCAATACTTGCTGTTACTGCTAAGGCAATGCAAGGAGATGAGGAACTTTGTATAAAAGCAGGAGCGACAGGGTATTTGACAAAACCGGTAGATATTCAATCACTAATGGATTGGCTGAAAGATATTTGA
- a CDS encoding protein-glutamate O-methyltransferase CheR translates to MEKHHIENVEIDVLLFALKERYGYDFSGYARASLKRRLMELKRYFDVSHLSEIIPEMLFNEAVAQAVINNISIPTSDFFRDPFVWKYIRNTVLPWLSGFPRINIWQVGCGHGEETYTLSILLQEAGLSNRARIFTSDINPSFLDDAKTGRWSKGKIELWTENYKNSGGLDSFSNFFIEQGDRISIREDLKESIEFIQHNLVVDEVFKEVQFVVCRNVMIYFGESLQNRVLKLFSRSLERGGYLLLGRSERIMNLEITPNLVEFDHRFQIYRKNFGGDDHV, encoded by the coding sequence ATGGAAAAACATCACATTGAAAATGTAGAAATAGATGTTTTGTTGTTCGCATTAAAAGAGCGTTATGGCTATGATTTTTCTGGATATGCCAGAGCTTCCTTAAAACGTCGTTTGATGGAATTAAAAAGATATTTCGATGTCAGTCATCTATCAGAAATAATTCCAGAGATGCTTTTTAATGAGGCAGTCGCACAAGCTGTAATCAATAATATATCCATTCCAACTTCTGACTTTTTTCGAGATCCCTTTGTGTGGAAATATATACGAAATACTGTACTACCTTGGTTATCAGGATTTCCAAGAATCAATATCTGGCAGGTTGGATGTGGGCACGGAGAAGAGACATACACACTATCGATATTATTACAAGAGGCTGGGCTTTCGAATAGGGCTCGCATTTTCACATCTGACATCAATCCATCTTTTTTGGACGATGCAAAAACAGGAAGATGGTCAAAAGGAAAAATAGAGTTATGGACAGAAAATTATAAAAACTCAGGTGGACTAGATTCATTTAGTAATTTCTTTATAGAGCAAGGTGATCGCATTTCGATTCGCGAGGATTTGAAAGAGTCCATAGAATTTATTCAGCACAATCTAGTTGTGGATGAAGTTTTTAAAGAAGTACAATTTGTGGTATGTAGGAATGTAATGATTTATTTTGGAGAATCTTTGCAAAACCGAGTTTTAAAATTGTTCTCTAGAAGCCTAGAAAGAGGAGGGTATTTACTTTTAGGACGGTCGGAGAGAATTATGAATTTAGAGATTACTCCTAATCTAGTAGAATTTGACCATCGTTTCCAAATTTACAGAAAGAACTTCGGAGGCGACGATCATGTATAA
- a CDS encoding chemotaxis protein CheB yields MYKFLVIGLSAGGHPKIQKILKSLPKEYPLPIAVVSHLSAGKDSELATILNKNSNLDVSMAIDKEFIQTGHVYIAPPDYHLLIEQDSNFSLRFALSIDSPVKSVRPSIDVLFQTAAEVFESSLIAVLLSGANSDGVEGLTYVQQLGGLSIILNPEESEFSTMSKEGIEKSNIDYIVSLDEIISLLLSVYEIK; encoded by the coding sequence ATGTATAAATTCCTTGTGATCGGTTTGTCTGCAGGCGGACATCCGAAGATTCAGAAGATTCTCAAATCTCTTCCCAAAGAATACCCTTTGCCTATTGCTGTAGTTTCCCATTTATCAGCTGGAAAGGATAGTGAATTGGCAACTATATTAAATAAAAATTCTAACTTAGACGTATCGATGGCGATAGATAAAGAGTTTATACAGACTGGTCATGTGTACATAGCTCCTCCGGATTATCATTTACTTATCGAGCAAGATTCTAATTTTTCGCTAAGGTTTGCACTTTCGATAGATAGTCCCGTTAAGTCAGTTCGTCCTAGCATAGACGTATTATTTCAAACTGCTGCAGAAGTATTTGAATCTTCCTTAATTGCTGTATTACTGAGTGGTGCAAATTCAGATGGCGTAGAAGGATTGACATATGTACAACAATTAGGTGGTTTGAGTATTATATTAAATCCAGAAGAAAGTGAGTTCAGTACGATGTCAAAAGAAGGAATAGAAAAATCAAATATTGATTATATTGTCAGTCTCGATGAAATAATAAGTTTATTGCTCTCGGTATATGAAATCAAATGA
- a CDS encoding hybrid sensor histidine kinase/response regulator: MNERSKILVVDDNPSNLLAIRTILKGIDAELREALNGFDALTMCLEEEFALILLDVQMPEMDGFEVCEQLRSDYRTADTPIIFLTAAYKEDEDKIKGFLSGATDYLAKPIEDIILKAKVEIFLRLYKQQKLLHQKNLELQEVIATKNKFFSIIAHDLKSPFLGFIGLTSALVEEEQNISLEERNSFIKLIHERAINLFKLLENLLEWSRLQNNTIEFKPDTIDFSKTIEEVIQNEISFANQKNIEIINYTPKNLFAYADIYMIKANLRNLISNAIKFTPIGGKIELFVEDNESEVLFSIKDSGIGMSKKMLDKLFRSDEKVARPGTQGESSTGLGLLLCKEFIDKHNGKIFAESIEGQGSSFYFSLPKQKTLKQ, encoded by the coding sequence ATGAATGAACGATCAAAAATTCTAGTCGTCGATGACAACCCAAGTAACTTGCTTGCAATCCGAACAATTCTAAAAGGAATTGATGCTGAGCTACGAGAAGCACTCAACGGATTTGATGCGTTGACTATGTGTCTTGAAGAGGAGTTTGCATTAATTCTATTGGATGTGCAAATGCCGGAAATGGATGGGTTTGAAGTTTGTGAGCAATTGCGATCTGATTATAGAACAGCGGATACTCCTATTATTTTTTTGACTGCGGCATACAAAGAAGATGAAGATAAAATCAAAGGTTTTCTTTCGGGAGCTACTGATTATTTAGCAAAACCAATTGAAGATATTATCCTCAAAGCAAAAGTTGAAATATTTTTAAGATTGTACAAACAACAAAAACTATTACACCAAAAAAATTTGGAACTCCAAGAAGTGATAGCGACTAAGAATAAATTTTTCTCTATTATTGCACATGATTTGAAGTCTCCCTTTCTTGGTTTTATTGGATTGACAAGTGCTCTCGTTGAGGAAGAACAAAATATATCTCTCGAAGAAAGAAATAGTTTCATTAAACTCATACATGAACGGGCAATTAATTTGTTCAAATTATTAGAAAATTTGTTGGAGTGGTCGAGACTACAAAACAATACGATAGAATTCAAACCTGACACTATTGATTTTAGTAAAACTATCGAAGAGGTAATTCAAAATGAAATTAGTTTTGCAAATCAGAAGAATATAGAGATAATCAATTACACTCCAAAAAATTTATTTGCATATGCAGATATCTATATGATCAAAGCTAATCTGAGAAATTTAATATCAAACGCAATCAAGTTCACTCCAATTGGAGGTAAAATCGAATTATTCGTAGAAGATAATGAATCAGAAGTTTTGTTTTCTATTAAAGATTCCGGTATTGGTATGAGTAAAAAGATGTTAGATAAACTATTTAGAAGCGACGAAAAAGTTGCAAGGCCGGGGACACAAGGAGAGTCTAGCACAGGTCTAGGTCTTTTGCTCTGTAAAGAATTCATCGATAAACATAATGGAAAAATTTTCGCAGAAAGTATAGAAGGTCAGGGAAGTAGTTTTTATTTTAGTTTACCAAAACAAAAAACTTTAAAACAATAA